The Oncorhynchus mykiss isolate Arlee chromosome 14, USDA_OmykA_1.1, whole genome shotgun sequence genome segment CCCAACAATCACAAAGTAACAAAGTCGTCCAATTTTGAGTGTTAATGTTCAAAGCATCGTGAATACACCAGACTGCAATATGACCATAAGGTTGGCATCTGAAATGCCTTAGTGGGTTCGGCCCAAAAGCTCCCACAGGTTAACTGACATATCCTTACATGACTTTATCAGGTAAAGCCTCTCCTTCAAAACTTAAAAGGACAGACAGTGTCTTCTCAGTTTTACCACGCTTGCCACGAGCTGCATCGTACCAAATGGTGGGCATCACAGACACAAGGAATCTTACATTTCAGTTGCTCCACCTCAACACTTAACGCCACCTCACTAATCACTACTTTCAAAGGTGCATGTTCTGCAAAGGTCTTGTCCCTAGGCGCGTGACACAAAGCTCCCTCTGAACAGAAGAATCCACTTTGAGCTACCTTCACCGATTTAATAGTACCCAACTTCTTTTCTACCCAGCCTGAGACTACATATGGATCAGTCAAAAGACAGAGATCCACGTTCTCCAAAATGTTCACTCACACTGGGTCGACTCATCCTTTGCATGACCATCGGGGCGAGACTCGGACTCAGAGGTCTTTACCACACCTGCCACCACAGCTAATTCATCCTCACTCTCGTCAGGTTACTCAGCGCCATTCTCAAGACACTTCTTCCCACTTCATTCgactcttctctttcttctcacTGTCCATAACCACGTCTATCCGTTCATCATGCCGTGATGGCCTTTTTCTAATACCCACCGTTTCCTAGCCCAATTTACTAGTCTGGCTATCTCAGGCTTCTCCATGCTTGCAAAACATGCTTCTCCAGATCTTAGGAATGCTAACAGGAAATATAGTGTCGGCAGcggtgtagtggtgcctggagaagtggatATATACAAATTTAGCAAAAAATGTCCCTACCGGCCCACCCGGTGAAGGCACAGTGCcgtgtgattaaaaaaaaaaaagacaaacagTGACAGACTCTCAATGACCTAAAATGAGAAATCTCATATTTTTTAATAGGTTTTTTAATAGAAAACAACAAAATTGGATGTTCTAAGTtaacaacaatgcttaaaccacatcagaccacttttgaggtctggtaAAAATCTAAGACATTTAGATTTTTGAGTTTAGTTAGACTTTAATTCAACTGAGcaggcacctagcactgttgtttggttagcagtgtttctgtagcaaaacaaatggccactggattgatgcaaataatcatgataacATTCTTCCGggtaggcataggctactttgtagctagctaacatttaattgagaaggttctTGGCAAAGCCTTTCCATCTGCTgttccttaattgtttgaaacctggacgTTTTACTTcctattatgaggcatgtcttaccttgcttcaaagcaGCCTATAGCCAAAATCCCACCATAGAAatgtggaggcaattattttataaagacttcctcatatgcactctcctgttctattggttttcaaaacAACTTTCTTTCATTATCTAGCAGCTAAAGGcattatcctagtcatattagtaatcCATGATATTTGTTGCATCTTTACATCTCCCATCTTTCAAAATTTAGAATGGACATTTCCATCTCAAAGACTATGAAACCGCTCGGCCTTCCACCGTGGTTACATTGCTGCGCTTAAAATGTGAAGCAATAAtactttatcaacattttaagctaaacattttgATCTGTTTCATCAGCCTTATTCATTGATACAGCGTATACCTTCACTACTTTGATATGCATCGTGGGGATTAAGAAATTAGAAAAAGGTAATGCCCACCAAAAAAAATCTATaatatctgggatccttgggacgtcccagCCCCATTGAAGTTACAATTTAAAATGGTATGGGTAAAGGGTAGGGAAGTCCCAAGGATCCCGCATAGCACTGACcatgtgaacaacaggcacaactccgatataaagttgtttttctcAAAGTagtcacgtgtcctacttattAGCACACTCATAACAACCtaagcattacgaaacttctattcaATTAAATATGCCTCGCATAGCAAATAAGCCATTccatttttttgttgaccaaattacACAATCTCATTGatctccatacaaaaactcctgaTGGGGAAgaccatttttttttctctcgcttcacctcttcctctgaTTGTATAGATAcattgagataatgccaagagcgcaaagctgtcatcaaggctaagggtggctactttgaagaatctaaaatatattttgatttgtttaacacttttttagttactacatgattccatatgtgttatttcatagttttcatgtcttccctattattctacaatgtaaaacataGTACTAATaaagaaccctggaatgagtagatgtgtcaaaTTTTGACTGGTATACCCAAATAGTCTGACATGGAATAGTCTTCATGAAAGTCCCTTTGTGAGAATGTGGCAATCATGTTACACAGATGTATATGGCATGAAACAATAATACTGACAGCAAAAATATACAGATATGTACAactcaaatacaaaataaataaacatattttacAAACACACCATTGGATAACATCTCTTGCCTTATTAAGGCCATTATTAGGAGGAAACACAGAATGTGATAATGATAATATATCAAAGAAAGAGAATTAAAAAAAGAAGGTCAAAAAGAGGTGTATACAGACAGACCACAATACCGTATTAGACCGttcaataaaaaaatggaaataacTGCACGCACATTCTTACAAGAAATGTTAACATTAGAACAGTATGTTGTTTATGTTCAATTCTTCCATTCAAGCCACAGCAGTAttaaaaggagaggaggaatcaTTGCAGAGTGGAGGAGAGTCACAGTATTTCCCTCAGCAAGGGCAGATGCTCTTATTAATATTTGTCTCTTGTGAAAGCCTAACCCTTCCGTCCTCCCTCTCCACATCCCTGTACAGCAGGGACTTCTGGGCCTTCAGCCGACATGCCAGGCACATGAAAATGGAGTCCACGTTTTGGCTCTCCTTTGGGTCCTTGGCCGAGGTCTCAAACAGCAGCATGTTGTGGGCGTCTGCAAACTTGAGGGCAGTGTTGGAGGGCACTTGTATCTGACTAACCAGGTCACACTTGTTGCCCACCAGTACCCGAGGCACAATGGGTGAGACACGGTGCCCGTTGCACTCCTGGATCCACGTCTTCAGGTTCTGGAATGAGTTCATCTTAGTGACATCGTAAACGAAAACGACAGCGTGCACATTGCGGTAGTAGTGTTCTACCATGCTCTTCCTGAAGCGTTCCTGTCCTGCAGTGTCCCACACCTGCACCTGTTGAGGAGTAATAACAGATCCAGTGGCCAGAGAGTAATCATTGGTATTGGTCAGAGATAGATGATATATTAAATGGGCCGAGACATAATCAGAATAAATAATAAACTGAACAATGTACAAAGGAAAATGTAGGTAAATGGCTTAGTTTAATGATTATGTTTGGATGATCATTGCATTATGAAGCCAGTGGACATGGGAAAAGGGAGGACAGATTAATTCCACAtattgttatggtgagtgaatgaggacccaaaagcgaactaacttaaacagagcttctttaataaccaaactgtggtaggctcagatagaccggcagattccgacaggacaggacaaggttacagcaaacatgacgatagtctggctcaggcatgaaacacaacaaacaagaatccgacaaggacaggaacaaaaacagagagagatataggggactaatcagagggaaaaggggaacaggtgggagaaggggtgacgaggtagtcaagaggagacaaggaacagctgggggaaagcgggggagaaaaggtaacctaagacgaccagcagagggagacagggtgaaaggaaaggacagaaagacacaacatgacaatacatgacagtacccccccactcaccgagcgcctcctggtgcactcgaggaggaaacctg includes the following:
- the LOC110488541 gene encoding ras-related protein Rab-33A-like codes for the protein MRKLLLGEWIAVVALPGSLTFLPPSARTVHNCVHHLSVMANESLENDGGTGSRNSRNINFTSSVDLSTSLESSVQIRIFKIIVIGDSNVGKTCLTFRFTGGSFPEKTEATIGVDFREKAVEIEGEKIKVQVWDTAGQERFRKSMVEHYYRNVHAVVFVYDVTKMNSFQNLKTWIQECNGHRVSPIVPRVLVGNKCDLVSQIQVPSNTALKFADAHNMLLFETSAKDPKESQNVDSIFMCLACRLKAQKSLLYRDVEREDGRVRLSQETNINKSICPC